The Candidatus Thiopontia autotrophica nucleotide sequence GGCGGAGTCGATCCGCTCTATGTGGCACGCAGGGTTGTACGGATGGCGAGTGAGGATATAGGTAATGCAGACCCGCGCGCACTACAGATAGCGGTGAGTGCCTGGGAAACCTATGAGCGTCTGGGAAGCCCTGAGGGTGAGTTGGCCATTGCTCAGGCCATTACATACCTTGCGATCGCACCAAAAAGCAACGCGGTCTACAATGCATGGAATAGTGTATTGGCCGATATAAGAGCAGGCGGATCAGCTGAGGTTCCGGTTCATCTGCGCAATGCACCAACCAGGGTAATGAAGGAGCTGGGATATGGTCATGCCTATCGTTATGCCCATGATGAGCCGGATGGATATGCTGCTGGTGAGACCTACTTCCCGGATGAGATGGGAGAGCAGAGCTACTACCATCCGGTGGAGCGGGGGATGGAGATCAAGATCAAGGAGCGTATGGAGTATCTGCGTCAACTAGATCGGAGGAGCAGGGAGAGATAACCTCTTTTCTCCTGAATCCATCTGCTGCCATGGAACGTATATTATCCAGAGATAGAGTTTCAGGAGAGTGGTGATGAGAGTTAACAAGTTGGTTCTGTTGGTGCCGGTGCTGTCAGTTTTGTTGACGGGTTGTTCCAACGCCCAGGAGGAGTCAAAAAACGGCTTTGACCTGACCAACAGTGAGATAGCAATCGAAAAGATTCATGGAGGAGGTCCCGCACGTGATGGTATCCCATCGATAGATAACCCACGTTTTTTAACCATCGACCAGGCAAAAGAGGAGCTCTCCGATGAGGATCCAATCCTGGGTGTTGAGATTGATGGAGTGAGTCGCGCCTACCCCATTGCCATTTTGAACTGGCATGAGATCGTCAATGATGAGACCAACGGGAACCCCTTTGTGGTGACCTACTGCCCACTCTGTGGTTCTGGTGTGGTCTTCTCTTCAGGCAGCACCAAAAAAGGTGGGGGAAAGCAACGGTTGTTTGGGGTCTCTGGATTGCTCTATAACAGTGATGTTCTACTCTATGATCGAGAGACCGAGTCGCTATGGTCGCAACTATTGGGCCGGGCAATAAGTGGAAAACTAAAGGGGGAGCGTCTGCAACTGCTGCCGGCAACCCACACCAGCTGGAAGGTATGGAAGAGGGATTATCCCACAACAACTGTGCTATCAAGACGTACCGGTTATTTTCGCGATTATGATCGCGACCCCTATAGCGGTTACGTGAATAGTGAAGGCATCTACTTCCCTGTAGAGAGCCTTAACCCTCTCTACCATCCAAAAGAGCGTGTTCTGGGGATTGAGATAGATGGGAAGTTCAAGGGATACCCATACTCTGAGCTATCACAGGCCAAGTCCCTTGTTGTTGATCGATTCAATGGTGTAGAGGTGAAGCTTCACTTTGATCAAGAGAGTAACAGTGCATGGGCTACAGACCTCAAAGGCAATAAGCTGCCATCCGTCTCATCATTCTGGTTTGCCTGGATGGCTTTCCATCCGGAGAGTGAGGTGTATCATGCAGATGAATAACAAAGCAGTGCTTGCCGTCATGTTTCTCATCGCAGTAGCAGCAGGGGTCAGTGCTTTTACAAACAATGGAGATAGCAGGTTGGACAGTGTGAACCGTAATGCATCAGAGAGAGCAATATTTGCTGGCGGCTGTTTCTGGTGTATGGAAGCCCCATTTGAGAAACTGGACGGGGTGGTGCAGGTAGTATCTGGATATACGGGGGGATATGAGGTAGATCCAACCTATGGACAGGTCTCTGCAGGTGAGACCAATCATCTGGAGGCGATAGAGATCATCTATGATCCTGATGTTATTCAATATGATGTCCTGCTGGATACCTACTGGAGGCAGATTGACCCCACAGATGGGGGCGGCTCATTCGTGGATCGTGGTGATCAGTATCGTTCAGCAATCTTCTATCTGAGTCCAGAACAGAAAATTCAGGCCCTGGAGTCGAGAGCAGAGCTGGATCG carries:
- a CDS encoding DUF3179 domain-containing protein: MRVNKLVLLVPVLSVLLTGCSNAQEESKNGFDLTNSEIAIEKIHGGGPARDGIPSIDNPRFLTIDQAKEELSDEDPILGVEIDGVSRAYPIAILNWHEIVNDETNGNPFVVTYCPLCGSGVVFSSGSTKKGGGKQRLFGVSGLLYNSDVLLYDRETESLWSQLLGRAISGKLKGERLQLLPATHTSWKVWKRDYPTTTVLSRRTGYFRDYDRDPYSGYVNSEGIYFPVESLNPLYHPKERVLGIEIDGKFKGYPYSELSQAKSLVVDRFNGVEVKLHFDQESNSAWATDLKGNKLPSVSSFWFAWMAFHPESEVYHADE